In the Trinickia acidisoli genome, GATGCGCGCAGCGCTCGGCGTCTTGCGCTTGACCGCAACGGGCGGCGGCAACAATCGGCTCTCGCCAGCCTGCTGCCAGGAGGTGTCGCCCGGCAAGATCAAGGTGGCGATCTGCCCCGGATGCTCGCTGGCCTTGGCCACGGCTTGCGCGGTGTCCCAGGCGATCGTGTTCGATGACTCGGCGCGGCGCACCCAGTGGCTGAGCGGCCGCGCGAGCCCCTCGATGTCCGAGGTCAGCGGCGGATCGTACTTGAGGTGCGACACCGAATGCTCGCCGACGACATTGACCATTCCCGACGACGCACGCTTGGCGTTGTGAATGTTGGCGAGCCCGTTGGCCAAGCCCGGCCCGAGGTGCAGCAGCGTCGAGGCCGGCGTCTCTTTCATCCGGTACCAGCCGTCGGCCGCACCCGTCGCCACACCTTCGAACAGGCACAGCACGCTGCGCATCTTCGCGTTGTCGCCCAGCGCCGCGAGAAAATGCATCTCCGACGTGCCGGGATTCGCGAAGCAAATGTCCACGCCCTGATCGACGAGGGTCGCGACGAGACTTTCGGCGCCGTTCATCAGTACCCCGCCATGTCGCGGGCGAGACCGACCACGCCGTAGGTGCGCTGCGGCGCCGACAACATCAAGCGGTAGCCCTCTTCGGTCAAACGGCGATGGTTCTTGGCCGTGACGTGCGGATTGCCGACGACGACGTTGTGCTTGCGGCAGGTCTCCACGATGCGACGCATCGCGTCGACGACTTCCGGGTGCTCGTATTGGCGTGCGAAGCCCAGCTCCTGGCTGAGATCGCCCTCGCCGATCAGGATGAAACCGATGCCGGGCACGTTGGCGAGGATGTCGTCCAGATTCTCGATGGCCTGCGTGCTCTCGCACATGAGGCCGACGAGAATTTCGCCTTGCGGCACCAGCGGCCAGACATCGGCCTTCGCGTAGTACTCGGCCATGCTCAAGCCCCAGTAGCGTGCGGCGTTCGCCGGGCCGTCGCCGCGCACGCCTTTCGGCTCGTACAGCGGAGCGTTCTTCGGGCGAGCGTAACGACAGGACGCAACGGCGTTGTAAGCCTGTTCGACAGTCGCCACGTGCGGCCAAATCACGCCATAGGCGCCGCGATCGAGCACCTGCTTGGCAAAACTCTGATTCATTTCGACGCCGTTGGCCGGAATGCGTGCGAGCGGCGTCACTTTGGGCGCGACCGACCCGGACTCGGCGATCTGCTTGCGGCTCAGCATGTACTGCAGCGCATCGCCGAGCGCGCTCACGTCGTAGGGGTTGTGCTCCATCTCGAAGACGATGCCGTCATAGGGCGAATCGCTCATCTCGATGGCAGTCTGCTTGTCGAGCTTGGAGAAGGCGGCGTGCGCGACCTTCCCCGATTCGAAAGCGCGGATGATGCTGTTCAGGCGGGTAGTGGACATGTGGATCTCTCTTTCTCGCTGCGCGGCGCCGGTTCACCCGGCGACATACGCGATTGGCACGATTCGAGCCTCAGCTCAATGTCGGGTACAACGTCTGCGCGGTCTTGCCGAAGATCCATGCGCGGTCTTCCTCGTCGAGGCAAGCGAGGCCCTGCTCGGCCGTCGCCAAGATCTCTTGGAGCGCACCCGGCGAGGTCGGGAAGTTCGAGCCCCAGGCCATGCGCTGCGCGCCGAATGCTTCGACGACGCGCGGGAAGAATGTCTCGGCGCTGGCCTTTTCCTTCTTCACGTCGCCGAAGATGCGCGGCGTGAGCTTCAGATAGATGTTCGGCAAGTCGGCCAACGCGAACAGGCCGGCGGCATTCGCGTAGGGCGCGCCGTCGAGCACGTCCGGGCGGCCAAGATGGTCGAGGACGATGTTCACCGTCGAGAACTTCTCGGCCAGCATGCGCACCTGCGGCAGGCCGATCGGGCCGGTCTGGATGCACATGGGCAGCTTCAGTTCCGCCAGCATTTCCCAGGCCTTGAACGATTTGGGGTTGTCGAGTTCGCTGGGATCGAAATCCTTGGTCGAGCCGCCCGTGAAGATTCGCAGCCCGACGAGGCCCTTGTCCGCCCAAGCCTTGATCACTGCGGGCACATCGTCGGCCAGCATGTCCACCGAACCCACGGCCGCAAGACGATCCTTGTACCGGTTGCAGCCGTCCACCACGTAGCTGTTGTCGAACCCGTAAGTCGTCGAGGAGTGCACGACGGCAGCCTTGGCGACGCCGGCTTCGTCCATCGCCCGGATCAGCGCCTCGACCGTGTTGGGCCGCTCCTGCGACCAATCCGAGCGCTTGCCGAACAGCGGCGCCGGCGGGTAACGCTTGTCATCGTCCGAGATGATGTGAGGATGAATGTCGATGATGTTCATGGCGTATTGCTTAAAGGCCCTTGGCCTTGAGGAACTTATCCAGACGCGGATAAACGCGGCGAGCGTTGCCCTCGAAAATGGCGTGCCGGTCGGC is a window encoding:
- a CDS encoding amidohydrolase family protein, translating into MNIIDIHPHIISDDDKRYPPAPLFGKRSDWSQERPNTVEALIRAMDEAGVAKAAVVHSSTTYGFDNSYVVDGCNRYKDRLAAVGSVDMLADDVPAVIKAWADKGLVGLRIFTGGSTKDFDPSELDNPKSFKAWEMLAELKLPMCIQTGPIGLPQVRMLAEKFSTVNIVLDHLGRPDVLDGAPYANAAGLFALADLPNIYLKLTPRIFGDVKKEKASAETFFPRVVEAFGAQRMAWGSNFPTSPGALQEILATAEQGLACLDEEDRAWIFGKTAQTLYPTLS
- a CDS encoding HpcH/HpaI aldolase family protein, encoding MSTTRLNSIIRAFESGKVAHAAFSKLDKQTAIEMSDSPYDGIVFEMEHNPYDVSALGDALQYMLSRKQIAESGSVAPKVTPLARIPANGVEMNQSFAKQVLDRGAYGVIWPHVATVEQAYNAVASCRYARPKNAPLYEPKGVRGDGPANAARYWGLSMAEYYAKADVWPLVPQGEILVGLMCESTQAIENLDDILANVPGIGFILIGEGDLSQELGFARQYEHPEVVDAMRRIVETCRKHNVVVGNPHVTAKNHRRLTEEGYRLMLSAPQRTYGVVGLARDMAGY